From the genome of Solibacillus sp. FSL H8-0538:
CGTAATTTGAAGTGAGTAGGCAACGAGCGAGCTTGCAGATGATCCCCGTCCCGGACCAGTTAAAATACTCGCCTCCCGCGCAAATCGCATAAAATCCTCAACAATTAGAAAATAATCGGCATACCCCATTGACTTAATGACGTTTAACTCATAATGTAATCTTTCCTTATAAGCTAGCGGTAGCTCGTCCACTTGCAATCTTTGCTGAAGCCCTGTATGTGCATGTTCTAGTAAAATGCTCTCCGCTGTTTGCCCTGCTTCAAGTGGAAATTTCGGCATATACACCGCTTTTTCATCAATCGTTACATAACAGCTTAATAATAGTTCACGTGACTGCTGTAACCACTCAGGACGATCTGCAAATCGCTGCGTCCACTCCTCCGCGGATAATACATATTGATGTGCTGTTTTATTGGATTGCAGGGATTCATTTAATTTCACGCCTGTTTCGATAGCATGAGCTACCTCATAGGCAAAATGATCTCCCTGCTGTAAAAATAAACTCTCATGTGTCGCAATAATCGTTACACCGAGTTTATGACTAAACTGAACGGCTAGCTCTTCCTCTTGCGCCAGCTGTGCCTTGCGTGCAATACCGACGTAAGTCTTTTCTTGAAACATGGCCTTCAGTTCACGTCCATAAGCATCATTATTTTCACGTAGCCATAATGCAGATTCCTCGAGTACAGGAATCATCACCGCACACCCTTTTGCATAAGCGGCTAGCCAGCGAACGGGGATTGTTTCGTCCGGACGGATCGCAATACTACTACTAATTTTTAATAAATGCTGATAACCTTCATTATTTTTCGCATACAATACAAGCGGCAATACCGTTTCCTCGGAAAATTGCACACGTACTGTTAAGCCGATAACCGGACGAATACCCGCTTGCTTCATCGCATACCAAAAAGGCAAAAGCCCGTACAATTTCGTATTGACCATTGCACATGCTTCTGCCTTTTGTTGTTGTAAAAAAGGGATGAGCTCTTCGATACGAATTGTACTTTTAAGTAAATCTGCACTCGTCCGTATTTGTGGATATACAATTGACACTGTCATCCCTCCTAAATTTTATTGATAATCGCGGCAAATTTCCTTTAAATCTTCAATAACTAGGTCCGCTTCTTCCCATGAACTTGCTGAAGCACCAGAAGCTAACGGATGTCCGCCACCGTTGTATTTTTTCGCTAATTGATTAATGATTGGCCCTTTTGAACGAAGGCGTACGCGAATTGTTTCCCCCTCTTCAATAAAGATGACCCATGCGCAAATGCCTTTTACATTGCCAAGTGAACCGACAAGTAAAGACGTTTCAGAAGGCGTCACATCAAAGTCACGTAATACGTCATTCGTTACTTTAATGTAAGCAGCGCCGTTTTCATCAATAACAAAGTTTTGATATAAATAACCTTGTAAATGTAATAGCTTACGATCCATTTCATACATACCATCAAATAATTTATTACGGTCGAAATTATATTGAATTAACTGACCAGCAGCATCAAATGTTTTCACACCCGCACTTGGGAATAGGAATCGACCTGTATCTCCCACAATTCCAGCGAATAATAAACGTGCCGCCGCGTCAGACATTTTCCAATGATGTGTTTCCTTTGCTTCTTCGTATAATTCATAAATCATTTCACTACAAGAACTTGCATCGGTATCTACCCATAAAAAATCACCATATGCATCGTCATTAGGATGATGGTCAATTTTAATAACATATGCACCCTTAGTATAGCGCTGGTCGTCAATTCGTTCCGTATTTGCCGTATCAGTAACGATTACTAATGCATTTTCAAAAACCGCATCTTCAATTGCATCGGGATGCGCCATAAACGATAAGGAATCATCGTGCTGACCAATGGCATAAACTTGCTTTTCAGGATAATTCGTTCGAATAAGCTCCGCTAGCCCCATTTGTGAACCGTATGCATCGGGATCTGGGCGAACATGGCGGTGCAGTATAATTTTGTCATACTGCTGAATTGTGTCGATGATTTGTCGTTTCAAAAGCTATTCCTCCTGGTGTATAGTGAATTCCATTCGCAATTTCCTCTAAAAATCGTTACAATAATATCAGCTTTGCTCTTGGGAGGTTCACTATGTTATTAAATTTAATTTTTGTATCTTTTATTGTTGTATCACTTGTTTTTTATTTTTATTTCAAAACGAAGCAATTTCGTGCCACGCTACCAATTCGCAAAAAATGGTATACAGCTAAAGCTGGTGTTGCGCTAGGCGTATTTATTATCGCCTTCGGATTAAATGCAACAATTATTTATCCAACGCTTGTTGGCTATGGTGTTGCTGCAGTATTCTTCATTTTAGGCATTGGCATGTCTGTTAATCATTTCAAACGTGCTCGCCATGAAGGGCAATATATTCAAGAAGAGTATGAACTTAATAAATAGTTTTATGTAAAAGTAATGTGCAAATGCACATTGCTTTTTTTAATCGCTCAGAAAGGACATCTTCTAACCTCTTTTGGGAAGGGATGTGTCTTTCTAATTACCGTTCGAGTAGCTGGAACATCATCATTGCCTTGCCGACAAGAATGGCTCCATTAAATACTTCAAAGTCCATTTTTACGAATTTACGACTCATGTCTAGTATACGCGGGCGGACAGTTAATACACTTTCCATTTGCACTGGTTTAATAAAGTAAATGGTCATATTTTCTGCAACAGCATCCCCGCGTTTACGGCGCTTCAGTGCAAATGAGCCCACTTCTGAAAGTAGCGTTGTGAATGCACCGTAGGATATGGCACCAAACTGATTCGTCATTTGCGGCGTTACCGTAAATTCAACGACCACATCTTCCTCGCCCATTACTCTCATTTCATTTTTCACGAGATCATCAATCGTCTCACCGTGATGTGGCTGACGCTGCGCAAGTTGTAGGGCTTTTAACACGTCCTGACGGCTAATCACACCTTGAAGTAGACCATCGTCATTTACAACTGGAAGTAAATCAATCCCTTCCCAAATCATACGATGACCAGCAGAGGCAACACTTGTTTTCATCGAGGCGGCGATTGGATTTTTCGTCATCACTTTATCAATTGGCTCGTCTCCCTCTTTACCAATTACATCCTTACTTGTCACCATCCCGACAAGCTTGTTTTGGCTTGTCACAACTGGATAAGCACCATGTGTAGTCCGGAAATTTTGTTTGTGGAAATCCGCTATCGTATGATCATTACGTAGCACCGCGGTATCTTCTATCGGTACATAAATGTCTTCAATTAATAAAATATCTTTCTTAATTAGCTGGTCGTAAATGGCACGGTTGATCATCGTTGCTACTGTAAACGTATCGTAGCTTGTTGATATAATTGGCAAATCTAGTGAATCTGCTAACTTGATCGCCTCTTCCGATGTATCAAAGCCACCAGTAATTAAAACTGCCGCACCTGTTGTTAAAGCAGATTCATGTGCTCGCGTACGGTTCCCTACGATTAATAAGCAACCTGCATCTGTATAGCGCATCATGTCTTCAAGCTTCATCGCACCGATAACAAACTTCGTCAACGTTTTATGCAAGCCTGATTTTCCACCTAACACTTGGCCGTCAATAATATTTACAATCTCAGCAAACGTTAAACGTTCAATATTTTCTTTCTTCTTCTTTTCAATACGAATTGTTCCTACACGTTCAATCGAGCTAACTAAACGGCGATTTTCTGCTTCTTTAATGGCACGATAAGCTGTCCCTTCACTCACTTGCATTTCTTTTGCAATTTGTCGCACCGAAATTTTATCGCCTACAGGAAGTGATTCGATGTATTGTAGAATCTTCTCATGTTTTGTTGACACATTATCACCTATTTCTCATCATTCGTTCCTGTCAATAGTGTACCATATTTTGTGTCAGTAGTTCTAAAAATCAAATTCTTCCCAGCGAATTGGGCGTCCAGATTTTGAATTAGGCTTGGACCAGCTTAGTTAGCCGTTGTCGTATGCATGCTAAGAATTTCGACTCCTTACAAAATTTATGACATCCACCAAGAAAGCAGCTACTATTTCTGTCTGGTTGTAGCGAAACTGCTGTTCAGCTGCTTTCTTTTTTTGCTTATAGCTTCACAAACTCACCCGCCTGCAAAATCTGTACATCGCAATTTTCAACAAGCTTTTTAAAATCATTTGGATCCTGCTTAATCGGGGGGAACGTATTGTAATGAATTGGCACAACGATTTTTGGCTTTAACAGCGACACCGCATACGCAGCATCTTCAAGCCCCATCGTAAAATTATCGCCAATTGGTAAAAACGCCACATCAATTGTATGACGCTCCCCGATTAATTTCATATCACCAAACAATGCCGTATCTCCTGCGTGATAAATCGTTAAGCCTTCTGCCGTAAATAAAATCCCACCCGGCATGCCCATATAAATAATTTCCTTTTGCTCTGTTATATAAGAATTGCTGTGAAATGCTTGCGTGTACTTTACCGTTCCGAAATCAAACGGATGCGCTCCACCAATATTCATCGCATGTACGTTAATTCCTTGCCACGATAAATAATTTGAAAGTTCATGTGATCCAACAACAAGAGCGCCACTTGATTTTGCAATTTCCACTGTGTCACCTAGATGTTCATTATGCCCATGCGTTAATAAAATTACATCCGGTTTTTCTGTTTCCACTTGCAGATCAGTTAAGTCATTTCCTCGAATAAATGGATCAATTAAAATCGTTGTTTCGTTCGTCTGAATTTTAACAATCGAATGCCCATGAAAAGAAATTTGCATAGAAATGCCCCCTTATGAATATTTTCAATTAAAGTTATTCGATAAAAATGCGATTTTCCCTTTAATTTGGTATGCTAATAAGGCACATTCATTGAATCTGTCAATTATGCAAAAATTGCTAGGAGGTTTTTCAAATGACAAAATTACAACAATTACAACGCTATTTAAATGAAAACAATGTAGATGCTGCATTTATTACAACACCTGATAATGTATTCTACTTTTCAGGATTTAAAAGCGATCCTCATGAACGCTTACTTGGCGTGATGGTATTTAAGGATGCAAAGCCATTTTTAATTTGCCCTCAAATGGAAGTGCCTGATGCGCTTGCGGCTGGATGGAATTTCGAAGCTGTTGGGCACCAGGATACAGAAAACGCATGGGATGTTGTTGCAAAAACGATTGCTTCTCGCAATTTAGAGATTTCTGCTATGGCAATCGAAAAATCTCATTTATCAGTAGAGCGCCTAGAAGAATTACAAGCGCGCTACCCATCGGCTACATTTACTCGTCTAGACGATAAAATTAATGCAATGCGTGTCATTAAAGACGAAGCTGAGCTAGAAAAAATGCGTAAAGCGGCTGCACTAGCAGATTTCGCCATTGAAGTAGGTGTAAGTGAAATTGCTGAAGGCAAAACGGAAATGGAAGTTTTAAACGCGATTGAGTCTGCGATTAAAGCAAAAGGCTATGCCATGAGCTTTGATACAATGGTTTTAGCTGGTGAAAAAGCTGCGTCTCCACACGGTCACCCTGGTGATCGTAAAATTCAACGTGGAGATATGATTTTATTCGACCTTGGTGTACTTTACGAAGGGTACTGCTCAGATATTACGCGTACAGTTGCATTTGGTGAGCCAAACGAAGAACAAAAAGCAATCTATAATGCTGTTCGTAAAGCAAATGAAGATGCAATTGCAGCAGTAAAACCAGGCGTGCGCGCAATGGACTTGGATAAAATTGCCCGTGATGCAATTACAGAAGCTGGCTACGGTCAATATTTTACACACCGTTTAGGTCACGGTCTTGGTATTTCCGTGCATGAGTTCCCTTCTATTACAGGTACAAACGAAGTGGCATTAAACCCTGGTACAGTTTTCACAATTGAACCAGGTATTTATAAAACAAATATTGCTGGTGTTCGTATTGAAGATGATGTTGTGGTAACTGAAGACGGCGTTGAAGTATTAACGAAGTACACGAAGGAACTAGTCATTCTTTAATTTTTTGACGTTGGTAAACACTGCTGTTGTATTATCAGCTAGTTACAACCGTACTACGTGCACAAACAGCATGACTTGCAGAGGACGTGCTGACTTTTGCGTTATCACATGAATGTTACACCGCAGAAGTTCTTCTTTAACCTAGCCAATTTAAAAAGAGTAGTTGCATGAAAATTTGCAACTACTCTTTTTATTTTTGAATATAGTACATAAAATTTCATAAACTATAATAATGAACCTTTTTTTACTACTATAGAAATACTATTTCTCTACTAAATTCTTCTTTTGACTGTTTATTTGAGTGTATATCCGTATTCTTTAAATAATTTTGGCATCCTAGTATTCCAGTTTTTTTGTAACTGTAGGCTTGCAAGATCGTTTTAAAGAAGTTTTAACCTATATGGAAACAGTGATGGAAGATGTTATTAACTAACTTCAACCTAATTTTTCAAACAACGTCCTGTGTACAACTGTAAGAGCTACCTTTTTGCCAATACAACAACAAAGGAGGATTTCCAGTTAAAAAATTACTAAGGATTTTATTGTTGTGTTCCATTTTCTTATTTTGGCCTTCATTTCAAGGGGAGCAAGATCATGTCTTTGCTGCGACAACACACTATGTCCATGCAAAGGGCGATATTATTTTACGTGACGCTCCTAACAAGGATGCAAAACAAATTGGTAAGGTGAAAAATGATTCACAAGTAACCGTTTTCTCTACATCCAATGGGTGGTCATACATTCAGTCAGGTCCACTAAAAGGCTATGTATATTCAACTGCACTTAAGAAAAAAAATCCACAAGAAAAAACGTCTCCTATTATCACGTCCGGCTTATCACCTACTGTCGGTAAAAGCTATACGTACGATCCCTCATTTGAAGAGAATGGGGAGAAAACAACTTATCAAGCATCAAAGCAATACGGGGTAACGGAGCTGTTGAAGGCAGACTTACAAGGCTATGCCTATTTAGAATCAGAAGAATTATTTGAAATGGGTGTTGCGAACTCCGATGTATTTTTCTTCTCGTACACATATCCAATGAAAGCTGGTAGCTCTATTTATGATATTGATTATTCGTTTGAGGGGAACGATGCGTACACGAAAGTATTCGTGGAAAGTACAACCCATACGTTAACAACTAAAGCTGGAACGTTTAAAAATGTCATTGTATTAAAATATCCGAACGATACAAAAGTTTATTTAGCAAAAGGGATTGGCGTAATTAAAATTGCAGATAAAAACGGCAACGCATATGTTGAATTAGTTTCAGTCAAATAACTATAGTTTCAAATTACAAAAAGCTGACAAAAGTGCCTCATGCACCTCGTCAGCTTTTTTATGGTTTGCAATATACATATTCATTTCAATTTAACACTGAAATGAAATCACTTGAAAATATATTTTATACTTGTGACAGAGCAGTTAGTGCTTCATCTACTGGTACATATGGTAAGCCTTGGTCGTCTGCAACAGCTTTGTATACTATTTTGCCGGCTAATGTATTTAACCCGAGCTTTAATGCTGGATTGTCTACACATGCTTTCACATAGCCTTTATTGGCAATTTGTAACGCGTATGGCACCGTATTATTCGTTAGTGCGACTGTTGATGTACGTGGTACCGCACCTGGCATATTCGCCACTGTATAATGAACGACCCCGTGCTTAATGAATGTTGGGTTGTCATGCGTCGTAACCCGCTCAGACGTTTCAAAGCACCCACCTTGGTCGATTGCGATATCGACAACAACAGAGCCTGGAGACATCGATTGAATCATTGCTTCTGTTACTAATTTCGGTGCTTTAGCTCCAGGAATTAATACAGAACCGACAACTAAATCCGCTTCTTTTACCGCTTGTGCAATATTGTACGGATTTGAAATTAATGTCTGTACATCACGACCAAAAATATCTTCTAGCTGACGAAGACGCTCTGGGCTTAAATCAATTACCGTTACGTCTGCACCCATACCGACAGCAATTTTGGCAGCGTTCGTGCCAGCAATACCGCCACCAATTACTGCTACTTTCCCACGTTGCACCCCTGAAACGCCTCCAAGTAAAATACCTTTTCCGCCTTCCATTTTCTCTAAATACTGTGCTCCAATTTGCGTAGCCATTTTCCCAGCTACTTCACTCATTGGTGTTAATAGTGGTAATGAGCGGTTCGGCAATTGAACAGTTTCATAGGCAATGCCGACAACTTTCTTCTCTAGTAAAGCTTGTGTCAATTCCGGCTCTGGTGCTAAATGTAAGTACGTAAATAAGATTAAGCCTTCGCTAAAATATTTATATTCGCATGCAATCGGCTCTTTAACCTTCATAACCATGTCAGCAGTCCAAGCTTCTTCTGCTGTTGCTACAATGCTTGCACCTGCTGCTTGATAATCTTCGTCTGTAAACGAAGAACCTAAACCTGCACCTGTTTCGATAATTACCTTATGCCCAGCAGTTGTCAACGTCACAACCCCAGCAGGCGTCATTGCCACACGGTTTTCATTATTTTTAATTTCTTTTGGAACACCAATCTTCATCAAATTCATCCTCCCCAGATGTGAAAATAATTGTACTATTGAATTACGGATGTAAATCATATCCATTCTACCAAGTTTATCATTAGAATATAAGTGCTTAAACAAGAAAATTAGGCATTTTTTAATTAAATTATATATTTATTAGAATTTTCTAGCTTCTTTTGTCTGTTTCTCACTTGATCTCTATTAAAATATGGCTAACAATAACTATTTATTTAAAGGTGTCAACTTTATGGCTTCTACATTCATCACATTATATACAAAATTTCTACGTTTCTAACAGAATATTAGTAAAACATTAGCAATACATGAGAATTATTTACATTTTTTCTATGTAGGGTATTTCCATATGGCAAACTTTTGATATAATGTAAGCAGATACAGTATAAGGAGGAAATGAAAATGGCAAATCACTATAAAAGTATTGTAGTAGCAGTAGACGGTTCTAAAGAAGCAGAATATGCATTCCGTAAATCAATTGATGTAGCAAATCGTAACGTAGGTGCAACATTAAACCTTGTAAACGTTATCGATACTCGCTCTTTCGCGGCTATCGAAGCATACGATCGTTCAATCGCAGAGCGTGCTCAACAACATTCTGAAGAATTATTAAATGGCTATAAAAAGCAAGCTGAAGAAGCGGGCGTAGCAACTGTAAACTTAGTAATTGAATATGGTTCTCCAAAAAACATCATCACTAAAGAGCTTTCAAAAGTTGTGGAAGCGGACCTAATTATTTGTGGCGCAACTGGTTTAAACGCAGTTGAACGTTTCTTAATCGGTTCTGTATCAGAAGCAATCGTTCGTTCAGCAAGTTGCGACGTTTTAGTAATTCGTACGCCTGAGTGATTTTCATTTAGTTGACAACCCTTTAGAAAGACACAACTCGTCCAAAATAGGACGAGTTCATGTCCTTACTTATGCGAATGGGAAAGTTATACTTTCTTATCCATTAAAAAAAGAGAAAGTTCGCCTAGGCGAACTTTCTCTTTTTATTTGCTTTCTTTCCACATTTGTACTTTTTCAAAGAACATAGCAAGTGCTTGCTTATTTGACATATTTGGCACTTTTGCTAGCAGCACTTCACGCGGTGCTTTTAACTGTGCACTTTGCTTTTGCAAAATTAAAATGCTCTTCTCATGCGCACGAGTAGAGAACATATTTTCAGGTAGCTGAATGACTGCTTGGATCCAAGCATGACCTTTTAAATATTTATGCAATTGTTTCGCCTGCTCTGATTCAAATAAATTCCCAGGAACTAAGAAAAATGCATAGCCACCCTCTTTTGTGTGATTCAATGATTGCTCAATGAATAGATGATGTGCATAGCTCATGCCCTCTGCCGCACAAAGTTCATAATCGAGTGCAACTTCCTCGTTTGGATAGAAGCCAACTGGTAAATCACAAATGACAGCATCGACTGGATCTACCAATAGTTTTTCTAGTGAATCTTGACGGAATAATGTTATAGGCTGCTCTACTAAATCTGCTGTTGCAGCTGCTAAGCGAATTAATAGTTCATCCACCTCTACACCTGTTGCATGTAACTTGCCGTCCATTGCATTCATTACGGTTAATAGTAAATTTCCTGTTCCAAGTGCAGGGTCTAATACAGAAACCGAACCATTTTCAATTTCTTTTTCAAAAAACTGTTCAACAAAATATCCTACTAGTAAACCAAGTGTATCTGGTGTCATTTGATGATTTGGCTGAGCGCTTTTTCGCATTCCTTTTAAAATCGCTATTTGAATTGCCTTACGCATATCTTCCTTCGTGGCACCTTCAACTTGCCACTCGAACTTGGCATCTAATGTATCTTCTAGCGTTTGTAGTAACGCCTCTAAATAATCTATTTCTTCATCAGTTGCAATCTTTTCTGCTTGGTCGTTAATAAATCCAAAAATTTGCTCAAACTTATCCATAAAGAACACCCTTTCAAACGAACAACCCACTCAAAAATTTGAGTGGGTGTCATTTTTGTCTATTTACACTTTACTATAAAACGTATAAAAACGAAATTATTTAGTCAGTGCTTTTACAGCTTCAATCGCTGCCTCGTAATTTGGGTGATCTGTTGCTTCAGGAACATATTCCACATAAGCAACTTTACCTTCTGTATCTACTACGAAAATAGCACGTGTCAATAGGCGTAAATGTTGAATATGTACGCCGTAAGCTTCCCCGAATGAAGCATCGCGGTGATCTGAAA
Proteins encoded in this window:
- a CDS encoding universal stress protein yields the protein MANHYKSIVVAVDGSKEAEYAFRKSIDVANRNVGATLNLVNVIDTRSFAAIEAYDRSIAERAQQHSEELLNGYKKQAEEAGVATVNLVIEYGSPKNIITKELSKVVEADLIICGATGLNAVERFLIGSVSEAIVRSASCDVLVIRTPE
- a CDS encoding YtpI family protein, whose translation is MLLNLIFVSFIVVSLVFYFYFKTKQFRATLPIRKKWYTAKAGVALGVFIIAFGLNATIIYPTLVGYGVAAVFFILGIGMSVNHFKRARHEGQYIQEEYELNK
- a CDS encoding DHH family phosphoesterase; its protein translation is MKRQIIDTIQQYDKIILHRHVRPDPDAYGSQMGLAELIRTNYPEKQVYAIGQHDDSLSFMAHPDAIEDAVFENALVIVTDTANTERIDDQRYTKGAYVIKIDHHPNDDAYGDFLWVDTDASSCSEMIYELYEEAKETHHWKMSDAAARLLFAGIVGDTGRFLFPSAGVKTFDAAGQLIQYNFDRNKLFDGMYEMDRKLLHLQGYLYQNFVIDENGAAYIKVTNDVLRDFDVTPSETSLLVGSLGNVKGICAWVIFIEEGETIRVRLRSKGPIINQLAKKYNGGGHPLASGASASSWEEADLVIEDLKEICRDYQ
- a CDS encoding class I SAM-dependent methyltransferase — encoded protein: MDKFEQIFGFINDQAEKIATDEEIDYLEALLQTLEDTLDAKFEWQVEGATKEDMRKAIQIAILKGMRKSAQPNHQMTPDTLGLLVGYFVEQFFEKEIENGSVSVLDPALGTGNLLLTVMNAMDGKLHATGVEVDELLIRLAAATADLVEQPITLFRQDSLEKLLVDPVDAVICDLPVGFYPNEEVALDYELCAAEGMSYAHHLFIEQSLNHTKEGGYAFFLVPGNLFESEQAKQLHKYLKGHAWIQAVIQLPENMFSTRAHEKSILILQKQSAQLKAPREVLLAKVPNMSNKQALAMFFEKVQMWKESK
- a CDS encoding DRTGG domain-containing protein, with amino-acid sequence MSTKHEKILQYIESLPVGDKISVRQIAKEMQVSEGTAYRAIKEAENRRLVSSIERVGTIRIEKKKKENIERLTFAEIVNIIDGQVLGGKSGLHKTLTKFVIGAMKLEDMMRYTDAGCLLIVGNRTRAHESALTTGAAVLITGGFDTSEEAIKLADSLDLPIISTSYDTFTVATMINRAIYDQLIKKDILLIEDIYVPIEDTAVLRNDHTIADFHKQNFRTTHGAYPVVTSQNKLVGMVTSKDVIGKEGDEPIDKVMTKNPIAASMKTSVASAGHRMIWEGIDLLPVVNDDGLLQGVISRQDVLKALQLAQRQPHHGETIDDLVKNEMRVMGEEDVVVEFTVTPQMTNQFGAISYGAFTTLLSEVGSFALKRRKRGDAVAENMTIYFIKPVQMESVLTVRPRILDMSRKFVKMDFEVFNGAILVGKAMMMFQLLER
- a CDS encoding M24 family metallopeptidase, yielding MTKLQQLQRYLNENNVDAAFITTPDNVFYFSGFKSDPHERLLGVMVFKDAKPFLICPQMEVPDALAAGWNFEAVGHQDTENAWDVVAKTIASRNLEISAMAIEKSHLSVERLEELQARYPSATFTRLDDKINAMRVIKDEAELEKMRKAAALADFAIEVGVSEIAEGKTEMEVLNAIESAIKAKGYAMSFDTMVLAGEKAASPHGHPGDRKIQRGDMILFDLGVLYEGYCSDITRTVAFGEPNEEQKAIYNAVRKANEDAIAAVKPGVRAMDLDKIARDAITEAGYGQYFTHRLGHGLGISVHEFPSITGTNEVALNPGTVFTIEPGIYKTNIAGVRIEDDVVVTEDGVEVLTKYTKELVIL
- a CDS encoding metal-dependent hydrolase, with amino-acid sequence MQISFHGHSIVKIQTNETTILIDPFIRGNDLTDLQVETEKPDVILLTHGHNEHLGDTVEIAKSSGALVVGSHELSNYLSWQGINVHAMNIGGAHPFDFGTVKYTQAFHSNSYITEQKEIIYMGMPGGILFTAEGLTIYHAGDTALFGDMKLIGERHTIDVAFLPIGDNFTMGLEDAAYAVSLLKPKIVVPIHYNTFPPIKQDPNDFKKLVENCDVQILQAGEFVKL
- the ald gene encoding alanine dehydrogenase: MKIGVPKEIKNNENRVAMTPAGVVTLTTAGHKVIIETGAGLGSSFTDEDYQAAGASIVATAEEAWTADMVMKVKEPIACEYKYFSEGLILFTYLHLAPEPELTQALLEKKVVGIAYETVQLPNRSLPLLTPMSEVAGKMATQIGAQYLEKMEGGKGILLGGVSGVQRGKVAVIGGGIAGTNAAKIAVGMGADVTVIDLSPERLRQLEDIFGRDVQTLISNPYNIAQAVKEADLVVGSVLIPGAKAPKLVTEAMIQSMSPGSVVVDIAIDQGGCFETSERVTTHDNPTFIKHGVVHYTVANMPGAVPRTSTVALTNNTVPYALQIANKGYVKACVDNPALKLGLNTLAGKIVYKAVADDQGLPYVPVDEALTALSQV
- a CDS encoding SH3 domain-containing protein — translated: MCSIFLFWPSFQGEQDHVFAATTHYVHAKGDIILRDAPNKDAKQIGKVKNDSQVTVFSTSNGWSYIQSGPLKGYVYSTALKKKNPQEKTSPIITSGLSPTVGKSYTYDPSFEENGEKTTYQASKQYGVTELLKADLQGYAYLESEELFEMGVANSDVFFFSYTYPMKAGSSIYDIDYSFEGNDAYTKVFVESTTHTLTTKAGTFKNVIVLKYPNDTKVYLAKGIGVIKIADKNGNAYVELVSVK